In the genome of Chryseobacterium arthrosphaerae, one region contains:
- a CDS encoding efflux RND transporter periplasmic adaptor subunit produces the protein MNNKLVILSIAALSLTACKKEAPKQDGAKPYPVVSVESKNIVGYQTFPATIQGRVNNDVRAKIQGYITQVLVDEGQYVTKGQPLFRLETNILSENAAASKAGIAASESSIAAAQASVNAAQVEVNKLKPLVQKNIISNVQLQTAQANLAQAQAQLQQATAAKKQAVANYKGVEANIEYSIIRAPISGVIGRLPLKVGSLVGPSDQTPLTTISDTSEIFAYFAMNEKEYFNFLEKVPGASMPEKIKNLPMVELQLANGSLYPEKGRIEAITGQIDPTTGTIQFRVAFSNAQKLLSNGNSGTIRFPQQYDNVLVVPESATYEQQGIVYVYKVDKGDTARNVVVNVIDRIDNMALIKSGVNKGETVIAAGIGGLKPGTAVKPKPIKMDSLVQSIKPKF, from the coding sequence ATGAATAATAAGCTAGTTATACTTTCCATTGCAGCGCTTTCACTTACGGCCTGCAAAAAAGAAGCTCCGAAACAGGATGGTGCCAAGCCTTACCCTGTTGTTTCTGTGGAGTCAAAAAATATAGTGGGTTACCAGACGTTTCCGGCTACCATACAGGGTAGGGTAAACAATGATGTGCGTGCAAAAATACAGGGGTACATTACCCAGGTATTGGTGGATGAGGGACAGTATGTGACCAAAGGACAGCCTCTGTTCCGTCTTGAAACCAATATTCTGAGTGAAAATGCAGCCGCTTCCAAAGCAGGAATTGCAGCATCAGAATCCAGTATTGCAGCAGCTCAGGCTTCTGTGAATGCAGCTCAGGTTGAAGTAAACAAACTGAAACCTCTGGTACAGAAAAACATTATCAGTAACGTACAATTGCAAACCGCTCAGGCCAATCTTGCCCAGGCTCAGGCTCAGTTGCAGCAGGCAACCGCAGCCAAAAAACAGGCTGTTGCCAATTATAAAGGCGTAGAGGCCAATATCGAGTATTCTATCATCCGTGCGCCTATTTCCGGAGTGATCGGAAGACTTCCTTTGAAAGTGGGAAGTTTGGTAGGACCGTCTGATCAGACCCCTCTTACAACGATTTCTGATACTTCTGAGATCTTTGCCTATTTTGCCATGAATGAAAAGGAATATTTTAATTTCCTTGAAAAGGTACCAGGGGCATCAATGCCTGAAAAAATCAAAAACCTGCCGATGGTGGAGCTTCAGCTGGCTAACGGAAGTCTTTATCCTGAAAAAGGAAGAATAGAAGCCATTACAGGGCAGATTGATCCTACAACGGGGACCATTCAGTTCAGGGTGGCATTCTCCAATGCTCAGAAATTATTAAGCAACGGAAACAGTGGAACCATCAGATTCCCTCAGCAATATGATAATGTTCTGGTAGTTCCTGAAAGTGCTACTTACGAACAGCAGGGCATTGTTTACGTATACAAAGTAGATAAAGGAGATACTGCAAGAAACGTTGTGGTAAATGTTATCGACAGGATCGACAATATGGCTCTTATCAAATCAGGGGTGAATAAAGGTGAAACTGTGATTGCGGCAGGTATCGGAGGTCTGAAACCGGGAACAGCAGTAAAGCCGAAACCTATTAAAATGGATAGTCTTGTTCAATCAATAAAACCGAAATTCTAA
- a CDS encoding efflux RND transporter permease subunit, translating into MIKNFINRPVLSTVISILIVILGVLGLISLPVTQYPDIAPPTVSVSANYTGANAETVMKSVVVPLEEQINGVEGMDYITSSAGNDGSAQIQVFFKQGIDPDIAAVNVQNRVARATPLLPAEVTRSGVVTQKQQTSALMYMSFYSENKDLDDVYLQNFLNINIIPNLKRVNGVGDANVFGGKNYSMRIWLDPAKMAAYSVTPTDVTNAINEQSREAAAGSIGQNSGSSFEYIIKYVGKFNDKEQYDNIIIKSLANGQNLMLKDVAKVELAGQSYTGIGENGNNPSISMGIFQTPGSNAQEIIKNIKAYLKSAEGTFPQGIKYTFNFDTNEFLEASIEKVVHTLIEAFILVFIVVYIFLQDFRSTLIPAIAVPVSIVGAFFFLNLFGYSLNLLTLFALVLAIGIVVDDAIVVVEAVHAKMEHGISDAKKATVEAMDEITGAIISITLVMAAVFIPVTFITGPTGVFYQQFGITLIIAIIISAINALTLSPVLCSLFLKPHEAHHAEYKNLNLLQKFFYKFNIAFKTTTERYGRGFVFLLRHKWVTLVIFAVTGVILFWASSSMKKGFVPTEDRGIIFTDVQLPPGASMERTYNALKTLQAKALKVPGVQNVTISTGRGFLSGNGSNNGLAFVKLKPFEERKKDGQTSEEITKRLFGIVGAVPDAKVVFFQPPSVPGFGNSAGFEMVLLDKSGGEYADLDNKTNEFIGKLMQRPEIQFAQTSFNTKYPQYQMEINVPLSKQLGVSVNEILATMQGYIGGIYTADFTKYGKQFRVMVQALPENRKNIENLNELYIRTGSGIMSPISQFVTLKKAYGPQSVSRYNLFTSVKVTGANSDGYSSGDAIAAVQQVADETLNQNYAVEFTGLTREELNSGSQTLLIFGLSLIFVYFILSAQYESYILPLIVVISLPLGVMGAYFGQKIMGLENNIYFQIALIMLVGLLAKNAILIVEFAVQRRHHGETIVMSAINAAKARVRPILMTSFAFIFGLLPLVLASGIGAVGNRSIATGAAIGLLIGTVLGLFVIPVLYVIFETIQEKIKPIKKEDISLAE; encoded by the coding sequence ATGATAAAAAACTTTATTAACAGACCGGTTTTATCTACCGTAATCTCAATTCTGATTGTGATTCTCGGTGTGCTGGGACTGATCTCGTTACCGGTTACACAGTATCCGGATATTGCACCACCCACCGTAAGTGTTTCTGCAAACTATACGGGAGCGAATGCTGAAACGGTGATGAAAAGTGTAGTTGTACCTTTGGAAGAACAGATCAACGGGGTGGAAGGAATGGATTATATCACTTCCAGTGCCGGGAATGACGGTTCTGCCCAGATTCAGGTGTTCTTCAAACAGGGGATAGATCCTGATATTGCTGCGGTAAACGTACAGAACCGTGTGGCCAGAGCTACACCTTTGCTGCCTGCCGAAGTAACACGTTCGGGGGTGGTAACCCAGAAACAGCAGACAAGTGCCCTGATGTATATGTCTTTCTATTCTGAAAACAAAGACCTTGATGACGTATACCTTCAGAACTTTTTGAATATCAATATTATTCCCAACCTTAAAAGGGTGAATGGTGTAGGGGATGCCAACGTTTTCGGTGGTAAAAACTATTCCATGAGAATCTGGCTGGATCCTGCAAAAATGGCTGCCTATAGTGTAACGCCTACAGATGTTACCAATGCGATCAACGAGCAGAGTAGAGAAGCTGCGGCAGGTTCAATTGGCCAGAACAGCGGAAGCTCTTTTGAATATATCATCAAATATGTAGGGAAGTTCAACGATAAGGAACAGTACGATAATATCATCATCAAATCTCTTGCAAACGGACAAAACCTGATGCTGAAAGACGTTGCCAAAGTAGAACTGGCAGGTCAGTCTTATACTGGTATCGGGGAGAACGGAAACAACCCTTCCATCAGTATGGGGATTTTCCAGACTCCGGGATCCAATGCCCAGGAGATTATTAAAAATATCAAAGCTTATCTGAAATCAGCAGAAGGAACTTTTCCGCAGGGAATCAAATATACTTTCAACTTTGATACCAATGAATTCCTGGAAGCTTCTATTGAAAAGGTAGTGCATACCCTTATAGAAGCCTTCATCCTTGTATTTATTGTAGTATATATTTTCCTTCAGGACTTCAGATCCACCCTGATCCCGGCCATTGCGGTTCCGGTATCTATTGTAGGGGCGTTCTTCTTCCTGAATCTCTTCGGATATTCATTAAACCTGTTAACCCTGTTTGCATTGGTACTTGCGATCGGTATTGTGGTGGATGATGCCATTGTGGTCGTCGAGGCGGTTCATGCTAAGATGGAGCACGGTATTTCTGATGCTAAGAAAGCTACGGTAGAAGCGATGGATGAGATTACAGGAGCTATTATTTCGATTACCTTGGTAATGGCGGCCGTATTTATTCCGGTAACGTTCATTACGGGGCCTACAGGGGTATTCTACCAGCAGTTTGGGATTACACTGATCATAGCCATCATCATTTCTGCGATTAACGCATTAACCTTGAGTCCGGTTTTATGTTCATTATTCCTGAAACCTCACGAAGCGCATCATGCAGAATATAAGAACCTGAACCTGTTACAGAAGTTCTTCTATAAGTTTAATATTGCTTTTAAAACAACTACTGAACGTTACGGAAGAGGATTTGTATTTCTGTTAAGACATAAATGGGTAACCCTTGTTATTTTCGCTGTTACCGGAGTAATCCTGTTCTGGGCAAGCAGCAGTATGAAGAAAGGGTTTGTACCTACGGAAGACAGAGGGATCATCTTTACAGATGTTCAGCTTCCTCCGGGAGCTTCCATGGAAAGAACGTATAATGCACTGAAAACACTTCAGGCTAAAGCATTGAAAGTTCCGGGCGTGCAGAACGTAACGATTTCTACGGGGAGAGGATTCTTATCCGGAAACGGAAGTAACAACGGTCTCGCCTTTGTTAAGCTGAAACCATTCGAAGAAAGAAAAAAAGACGGTCAGACCTCTGAAGAGATCACCAAAAGACTATTTGGAATTGTAGGGGCTGTTCCTGATGCCAAAGTAGTATTCTTCCAGCCGCCAAGTGTACCGGGATTTGGTAACAGTGCCGGTTTTGAAATGGTATTGCTGGATAAATCAGGAGGGGAATATGCTGATCTGGATAATAAAACGAATGAATTTATCGGTAAGCTGATGCAGAGACCGGAGATTCAGTTTGCACAAACCTCATTCAATACAAAATATCCTCAGTATCAGATGGAGATCAATGTGCCTCTGAGCAAACAGCTTGGAGTGTCTGTAAATGAAATTCTGGCAACCATGCAGGGGTATATCGGGGGTATTTATACCGCTGACTTTACCAAGTACGGGAAGCAGTTCAGGGTAATGGTTCAGGCACTTCCTGAAAACAGGAAAAATATAGAAAACCTAAACGAGCTTTATATAAGAACAGGTTCCGGTATAATGTCTCCTATTTCGCAATTTGTAACGTTGAAAAAAGCGTATGGGCCACAATCTGTAAGCCGTTATAACCTCTTTACCTCAGTGAAGGTGACGGGTGCCAACTCTGACGGATACAGTTCCGGTGATGCCATTGCCGCTGTACAGCAGGTAGCTGACGAAACCCTGAACCAAAACTATGCAGTAGAATTTACAGGACTGACAAGAGAAGAATTAAATTCAGGATCTCAGACCCTTCTGATTTTCGGATTAAGTCTGATCTTCGTTTACTTTATCCTTTCTGCACAGTATGAAAGTTATATTCTTCCGCTGATCGTTGTGATCTCTCTTCCTCTTGGGGTAATGGGAGCGTATTTCGGGCAGAAGATCATGGGGCTGGAAAATAATATTTATTTCCAGATTGCACTGATCATGCTTGTGGGGCTACTGGCGAAAAATGCGATCCTTATTGTGGAATTTGCCGTTCAGAGAAGGCATCATGGGGAAACCATTGTCATGTCAGCGATCAATGCAGCCAAAGCCAGGGTAAGACCGATTCTGATGACATCATTTGCCTTTATTTTCGGTTTATTACCATTGGTTCTGGCAAGCGGAATCGGGGCGGTAGGTAACAGGTCTATTGCAACCGGTGCGGCTATCGGATTGCTGATCGGTACTGTTTTAGGGCTTTTCGTGATTCCTGTTCTGTATGTGATCTTTGAAACCATACAGGAGAAGATCAAACCTATTAAAAAAGAAGATATCAGTTTAGCCGAATAA
- a CDS encoding efflux transporter outer membrane subunit — protein sequence MKSLLNIIKGITFSAVILGTVTSCMARKEYERPKNVVDEKLFRTDMLPSDSASIANISWKEIFTDPILQGHISKALENNLDIRIALESINSAEAYLKQSKAAYQPTLSIGPNYTFQTQSINTQFGQIIGERRYVNQFDITASIGWEADIWGKLRAQEKAQLATYLGTVAAHKAVKSSLVASIASAYYQLLTFDAQKKIITETIAVREKNLETTRALKASGTLTEVAVQQSEALVFNAKSLLIDIDTQIQLLENTMSLLMGESSHTIERSTLQGQKLPIDLRLGYPAQLLANRPDVMRAEYNLMNAFELTNAAKAQFYPTLKLTGTGGVQSVDIDHLFSVNSLFANIVGGLAQPILNRRTIKTNYDVSLANKETAYLNFRKTVLTAGKEVSDAIRVFSVQDSFIELKQKELDAYKKSVDYSQELVNYGMANYLEVLNASVNSLNAELNISNAQYNKMKAAVELYQALGGGWK from the coding sequence ATGAAGAGTTTATTAAATATTATAAAAGGAATCACTTTTTCAGCGGTTATATTGGGGACTGTCACTTCCTGTATGGCCAGAAAAGAGTATGAAAGGCCCAAAAACGTTGTAGATGAGAAGCTTTTCCGTACAGATATGCTTCCTTCAGACAGTGCCAGCATCGCCAATATTTCGTGGAAGGAAATATTTACCGATCCTATACTGCAGGGGCATATTTCCAAAGCACTTGAGAATAATCTGGATATCAGAATTGCTTTAGAAAGTATTAACTCTGCGGAGGCATACCTTAAACAAAGCAAGGCAGCTTATCAGCCGACCCTTTCTATCGGGCCCAATTATACATTCCAGACTCAGTCTATCAATACTCAGTTCGGGCAGATCATCGGAGAAAGACGGTATGTCAACCAATTTGACATTACGGCAAGTATCGGATGGGAAGCAGATATCTGGGGAAAACTGAGAGCACAGGAGAAAGCACAGCTGGCCACTTATCTGGGGACCGTTGCAGCTCACAAAGCAGTAAAAAGCAGTCTTGTTGCCTCTATTGCTTCTGCCTATTATCAGCTGCTGACTTTCGATGCTCAGAAAAAGATCATTACAGAGACCATTGCGGTACGTGAAAAGAACCTGGAGACTACAAGAGCGCTCAAAGCTTCCGGAACGCTTACTGAAGTTGCCGTACAGCAGAGTGAAGCCCTTGTTTTCAATGCGAAATCTTTACTGATCGATATCGATACGCAGATCCAGTTGCTTGAAAATACAATGAGCCTTTTGATGGGAGAATCTTCTCACACCATTGAAAGATCTACCCTGCAGGGACAGAAGCTTCCAATAGATCTTAGGTTGGGATATCCCGCCCAGTTACTGGCTAACCGTCCGGATGTGATGAGGGCAGAATACAACTTAATGAATGCATTTGAGCTGACCAATGCGGCCAAAGCTCAGTTTTATCCAACATTGAAGCTTACAGGAACAGGTGGGGTACAGTCTGTGGACATTGACCATCTCTTCAGTGTAAATTCATTATTTGCCAATATTGTAGGAGGGCTGGCGCAGCCTATTCTGAACAGAAGAACGATTAAAACGAATTATGATGTAAGTCTTGCCAATAAGGAAACGGCTTATCTTAACTTCAGAAAAACAGTGCTTACAGCAGGAAAAGAAGTTTCCGATGCCATCAGGGTTTTCTCTGTTCAGGATTCTTTCATAGAATTGAAACAAAAAGAGCTGGATGCCTACAAAAAATCAGTTGACTATTCCCAGGAACTGGTCAACTATGGTATGGCCAACTACCTTGAAGTATTGAACGCAAGCGTGAACTCATTGAATGCGGAACTTAATATTTCCAATGCACAATATAATAAAATGAAAGCGGCCGTTGAGCTTTACCAGGCTTTAGGCGGGGGCTGGAAATAG
- a CDS encoding BtrH N-terminal domain-containing protein, which produces MKIENLKPFNGQHCETTATGTLLQQIGIELSEPMLFGLGEGLGFIYWNMKTMDSPFIGGRIKTDLLTRNIARNLHLELTVKETSSSQKAWTEVKKLLDNGQTVGLKLDCYHLEYFSNPFHFAGHYAAIYGYDHQNAFLVDTIQQGGLVHTSLESLALARAEKGPMASKNLYYTLQKTDRETDLKEIIPIAIRNNATEYLNPPITNISYKGIVKTGNEIVKWFHASKDIEGEFKLTAMMMEKAGTGGALFRNLYRDFLKESNELLQLDLLKTGYEAFKETAELWTSVAKLFEKVSETKELRYIRQASDLLKTISEKERRTMELLATL; this is translated from the coding sequence ATGAAAATAGAAAACCTGAAGCCTTTTAACGGCCAGCATTGTGAAACTACAGCCACTGGAACCTTATTGCAGCAAATCGGAATTGAGCTTTCCGAACCTATGCTTTTCGGCCTGGGGGAAGGCCTGGGCTTTATCTATTGGAATATGAAAACAATGGATTCTCCTTTTATCGGGGGCCGGATAAAAACAGACCTGCTGACCCGGAATATTGCCAGAAATTTACATCTTGAATTAACGGTTAAGGAAACGTCTTCCTCACAAAAAGCCTGGACTGAGGTAAAAAAACTTCTTGATAACGGACAGACGGTAGGTTTGAAACTGGACTGTTACCACCTGGAATATTTTTCAAATCCTTTTCATTTTGCAGGGCATTATGCTGCCATTTACGGCTATGATCATCAAAACGCTTTCCTGGTAGATACCATACAACAGGGCGGATTGGTGCATACCTCTTTAGAAAGCCTGGCGTTGGCAAGAGCAGAAAAAGGCCCCATGGCGTCTAAAAATCTGTATTATACCCTACAGAAAACAGACAGAGAAACCGACCTGAAAGAGATAATACCCATAGCGATCAGAAATAATGCCACCGAATATCTGAACCCTCCTATCACTAATATTTCTTATAAAGGAATTGTAAAAACCGGTAATGAAATTGTCAAATGGTTTCATGCAAGCAAAGATATTGAAGGTGAATTTAAGCTAACGGCCATGATGATGGAAAAAGCAGGAACAGGAGGGGCACTGTTCAGAAATCTGTACCGTGATTTTCTAAAGGAAAGTAATGAGTTACTCCAGCTTGATCTGTTAAAGACCGGTTATGAAGCCTTCAAAGAAACGGCAGAACTCTGGACCTCTGTGGCAAAACTGTTTGAAAAAGTAAGCGAAACAAAAGAATTAAGATACATCCGGCAGGCTTCAGATCTCTTAAAAACCATATCAGAAAAAGAAAGGCGTACCATGGAACTGCTGGCAACCCTATAA
- a CDS encoding GNAT family N-acetyltransferase — protein MKLQIQSLNNSYSEQAVDLILTIQQKEFNIPITVEDQPDLMQIESFYQEKGGNFWGAFIDGELVGSIALVKFDKRAGAIRKMFVKKDFRGKELNIAQILLQILISFCHENGIDDLYLGTITVLKAAQRFYERNHFTKIEKEMLPVLFPLMSADDIFYHLNLKNDSI, from the coding sequence ATGAAATTACAGATTCAATCTTTAAACAATTCATATTCAGAACAGGCTGTAGATCTGATTCTGACGATTCAGCAGAAGGAATTTAATATTCCTATTACGGTAGAAGACCAGCCGGACCTGATGCAGATTGAAAGCTTTTATCAGGAAAAAGGGGGAAACTTCTGGGGCGCTTTTATTGATGGAGAGCTTGTGGGATCTATTGCTCTGGTGAAATTTGACAAAAGGGCAGGAGCGATCAGAAAAATGTTTGTGAAAAAAGATTTCAGGGGAAAAGAACTGAATATAGCACAGATATTACTGCAGATCTTAATCTCATTCTGCCATGAAAACGGAATTGATGATCTGTATTTAGGAACAATAACAGTATTGAAGGCTGCCCAGCGTTTCTATGAAAGAAATCATTTTACAAAGATCGAAAAAGAAATGCTTCCGGTTCTATTCCCGTTAATGAGTGCTGACGATATTTTTTATCATTTAAACTTAAAAAATGATTCAATATGA
- a CDS encoding MarR family winged helix-turn-helix transcriptional regulator: MNVINEAGILAISTRLHRLSEQLRKDGAMIYKAFGIDFELKWFPVIFTIYQKELASVVEIANEIGYTHPSTITLLKELEKLELIQWQKDKQDERKRLFSLTTKGKDLIEKMKPVWELMAAVLGDIADNKNNLLTAIDEAEDQLASQSFYQRAMQVKNSK; this comes from the coding sequence ATGAATGTGATCAACGAGGCAGGAATTCTTGCCATATCTACAAGGCTTCACCGCCTCAGTGAACAGCTGAGAAAAGATGGGGCGATGATCTATAAAGCTTTCGGTATCGATTTTGAACTGAAGTGGTTTCCTGTCATTTTTACCATTTATCAGAAAGAACTGGCCAGTGTTGTAGAAATTGCCAATGAAATAGGGTATACCCATCCATCCACCATAACACTGCTGAAGGAACTGGAAAAACTGGAACTGATACAGTGGCAAAAAGATAAACAGGATGAACGTAAAAGATTATTCAGTCTGACAACCAAAGGTAAAGACCTGATTGAAAAGATGAAACCGGTATGGGAACTCATGGCGGCTGTTCTGGGAGATATAGCGGATAATAAAAACAACCTGCTGACGGCTATTGATGAAGCTGAAGATCAACTTGCCAGCCAGTCTTTTTACCAGAGGGCGATGCAGGTGAAGAATTCGAAATAA
- a CDS encoding YdeI/OmpD-associated family protein: MGKTAEKQTFHVSTKAEWRHWLEQNHHIEQSVWLICNTRKSNLPIVSWSELVDEALCFGWIDSTRKTVDEGSFMQLFSRRKPNSTWSKINKEKVQKLIDSNLMTKAGFETIRIAKENGSWNILDSVEELVIPEDLNEAFKMHDGSEAYFLSLSKSVKKMLLQWIVLAKRTETRKKRIDEIAILAAQNKKPKNF, encoded by the coding sequence ATGGGAAAAACTGCGGAGAAACAGACCTTTCATGTCAGCACAAAGGCAGAATGGCGGCATTGGCTGGAGCAGAACCATCATATTGAACAGTCTGTATGGCTTATCTGCAATACGCGGAAATCAAATTTACCCATTGTTTCCTGGAGTGAACTGGTGGATGAAGCGCTTTGTTTCGGCTGGATTGACAGTACAAGAAAAACTGTGGATGAAGGCTCATTTATGCAGCTGTTCAGCAGACGCAAACCCAATAGTACCTGGTCAAAGATCAATAAAGAGAAAGTTCAGAAACTCATAGACAGTAATCTGATGACAAAGGCAGGATTTGAAACGATCAGAATTGCAAAAGAGAACGGCTCCTGGAATATTTTAGACAGTGTGGAAGAACTTGTTATCCCTGAAGATCTGAATGAAGCATTTAAAATGCATGACGGTTCAGAAGCATATTTTCTTAGCCTGAGTAAATCGGTAAAAAAAATGCTGCTGCAATGGATTGTTCTTGCCAAAAGAACTGAAACCCGGAAGAAACGCATTGATGAAATAGCCATACTGGCAGCTCAGAACAAGAAGCCTAAAAATTTTTAA
- a CDS encoding T9SS type A sorting domain-containing protein, with product MKKKYLCAFTLCTILGLSAQEVVWQKDIQSSTQDFLSQVTTTIDQQYLITGSSIHSKSQSPEANSQKQNNGYDFHLVKLNQQGDQVWEKYFSGQNHDYLSATVTTQDGGFLLAGTSYSGKGLDKKEDSRGGSDIWLIRLNEFGDELWQKTLGTSSDEEARSVIQATDLGFFVAGNVQNSSKGYGSKDVWITRLDKDGKELSQLILGGKGLDEVEKMIPTKDGGALLGIYSRSSEVHDSGSGISTSESKSSTTNTASRNLSSATSTAISQMPKASSNFGEGDYWIVKLDKNGKVEWEKNYGGKGDDHIRTLALTSAGYVIGGESRSERSGTKTVGTQEGTDLWLIALNERGDEQWQKSYNFKNRDVLMGMSVITKTQESRTKSQDVTTGILLGGYTQAEGRIEKDDETFWMLYLDQNGNEQWRKHVTGESRQREERLSDLKLNRDGSIILAGTSAKELGKENWKIVKLGDKQVSQLIEKQDIKIYPNPVSDYAYVEIGFDFKEAYILLYDMSGRQLQSLKTKNNVTKINTQALVQGAYLVTIKTDNNKTANAKLIKK from the coding sequence ATGAAAAAAAAGTATCTCTGTGCATTTACCTTATGCACAATCCTTGGGCTATCTGCCCAGGAAGTGGTATGGCAGAAAGACATCCAGTCCTCCACCCAGGATTTTCTCAGCCAGGTTACCACCACCATTGATCAGCAATACCTTATCACGGGAAGCTCTATACACTCCAAAAGCCAGTCGCCAGAAGCTAACAGCCAAAAGCAGAATAATGGCTATGATTTCCATCTGGTAAAACTCAACCAGCAGGGAGATCAGGTCTGGGAAAAATATTTTTCAGGGCAGAATCATGACTATCTGTCAGCCACCGTTACCACCCAGGACGGAGGATTCCTTCTGGCCGGAACCTCCTATTCCGGGAAAGGACTCGATAAGAAAGAGGATTCCAGAGGAGGATCCGATATCTGGCTGATCAGGTTGAATGAATTCGGGGATGAACTATGGCAGAAAACATTAGGAACTTCCTCAGATGAAGAAGCCCGATCAGTCATTCAAGCCACAGATTTAGGATTCTTTGTTGCCGGCAATGTCCAGAACTCATCCAAAGGCTATGGTTCCAAAGACGTCTGGATTACAAGACTTGATAAAGATGGAAAAGAACTCTCACAGCTTATTTTAGGTGGAAAAGGTCTGGATGAAGTTGAAAAAATGATCCCAACCAAAGATGGCGGAGCCTTACTGGGAATTTATTCCAGAAGCTCCGAGGTACATGATTCAGGTTCCGGTATCAGCACCTCTGAAAGCAAATCATCAACTACAAATACTGCAAGCCGCAACCTTTCATCTGCCACCTCTACAGCCATTAGCCAGATGCCAAAAGCCAGCAGCAATTTCGGTGAAGGCGACTACTGGATCGTAAAACTGGACAAGAACGGAAAAGTAGAATGGGAAAAGAACTATGGCGGGAAAGGAGATGACCATATCAGAACTTTAGCTTTGACATCCGCAGGTTATGTCATTGGTGGCGAATCCAGATCCGAAAGATCAGGAACCAAAACAGTAGGTACCCAAGAAGGTACTGACTTATGGTTAATCGCCCTAAACGAAAGAGGCGATGAGCAGTGGCAAAAGTCATACAACTTCAAAAACCGTGATGTTCTGATGGGAATGAGTGTGATTACAAAGACCCAGGAATCAAGAACCAAGAGCCAAGATGTTACAACAGGAATATTGCTAGGCGGTTATACCCAGGCTGAAGGCAGAATAGAAAAAGATGATGAAACCTTCTGGATGCTGTACCTGGATCAGAATGGTAATGAACAGTGGAGAAAGCATGTGACAGGAGAATCAAGGCAGAGAGAAGAAAGACTTTCAGATTTGAAACTGAACCGGGATGGTTCCATTATCCTGGCCGGGACCAGTGCCAAAGAACTGGGGAAAGAGAACTGGAAAATTGTGAAGCTGGGAGACAAGCAGGTCAGCCAATTGATCGAAAAACAGGATATCAAGATTTATCCGAACCCCGTATCTGATTATGCTTATGTAGAAATCGGCTTTGATTTCAAAGAAGCTTATATTCTGTTGTATGATATGAGCGGAAGACAACTTCAGAGTCTGAAGACAAAGAATAATGTGACCAAGATTAATACACAAGCTTTGGTACAGGGCGCTTATCTGGTGACCATAAAAACTGATAATAATAAAACAGCGAATGCAAAGCTGATTAAGAAATAA